The Nitrospiria bacterium genome has a window encoding:
- the glyS gene encoding glycine--tRNA ligase subunit beta produces MKRTATQTDSRGGELLLEIGTEEIPSRVLPPALIELKEKAARMLSDARIPAERVETFATPRRLVVRATGVPTHQTTQVTEVTGPPRSAAYDAEGRPTAAAIGFAKAQGVSVETLRIKKTEKGDYVSVVQKQPSLPSSRILKGLLPELILSLGFPKMMRWNGQGVRFARPIRRILALLDGRVVPFHLAGLPSGNRSWGHRFMANRSFPVKSWDGYCRDLKRHHVILDPAEREQMIRQGLVKFTQHKRGCLAEDPDLLSQAVFLTEEPVVMLGGFDKKYLDLPPEVPITVMKEHQGYFPITKMNGTLLPYFLFVSNVRSKDSGLVRAGNERVIRARLEDARFYFEQDKKQTLNERAGQLGGIVFHQKLGSVQKKAERIKELAGALLRESGRGEQEMSRVEKAALLCKADLLTGMVREFPSLQGIVGREYARIQGEDPEVAEAIAEHYFPRNAEDQNPPKTLTGKYLTVADRLDTLVGFFGVDLPPSGSMDPYALRRQGLGLVHVLLDETFKGFSFAKAVEKAVGLYQSHSIRLTRDARAIVAALQPFMVQRMETFLNRQSRNLTGGYRADLADAVLCRPFDEPLDLYKRFAALRAIHNQPDFDPLIVAFKRASRIQPAGFKGTVHPETFKEPVEKDLYQSFLGAEKQVGGLMMKRDYLQVLQVLSLLRRPIDNFFNAVMVMDKDPEVQKNRLALLQGITELFSRFGDFTRVTVEEQNKKEIKPQKQD; encoded by the coding sequence ATGAAGCGGACCGCCACTCAGACCGATAGCCGCGGCGGCGAGTTGCTGCTTGAGATTGGAACGGAGGAGATCCCCTCAAGAGTTCTCCCTCCGGCGCTAATCGAGTTGAAGGAGAAGGCCGCCCGGATGCTTTCCGATGCAAGAATCCCTGCCGAGCGTGTTGAGACATTTGCCACCCCGCGACGCCTTGTCGTCCGCGCGACGGGGGTCCCGACGCATCAGACGACCCAAGTCACGGAGGTGACCGGCCCGCCCCGGTCGGCGGCTTACGATGCGGAGGGGCGCCCCACTGCGGCCGCGATCGGTTTTGCAAAGGCTCAAGGTGTTTCGGTTGAAACCCTGAGGATCAAAAAAACCGAAAAAGGGGACTACGTAAGCGTTGTTCAAAAGCAGCCGAGTCTGCCCTCGAGTCGAATATTGAAAGGTCTCCTGCCCGAATTGATTCTGTCCTTGGGATTTCCGAAAATGATGCGATGGAACGGACAGGGTGTACGCTTCGCCCGTCCCATACGACGGATCCTGGCCCTGCTCGACGGTCGAGTGGTTCCCTTTCATCTGGCGGGGCTCCCCAGCGGCAACCGATCCTGGGGCCATCGCTTTATGGCGAATCGATCCTTCCCAGTGAAAAGTTGGGACGGCTATTGTCGAGATCTAAAACGACATCACGTGATCCTGGACCCGGCCGAACGCGAGCAGATGATTCGGCAGGGCCTCGTGAAGTTTACACAGCATAAAAGAGGCTGCCTTGCGGAAGATCCCGACCTGCTCTCACAGGCGGTCTTTCTCACTGAGGAGCCGGTCGTGATGCTCGGGGGCTTTGACAAAAAGTATCTCGATCTCCCACCTGAAGTTCCTATAACGGTTATGAAAGAACACCAGGGTTACTTCCCCATAACAAAAATGAATGGAACGCTCCTTCCATATTTCCTCTTCGTCAGCAATGTGAGATCCAAGGATTCCGGCCTCGTTCGAGCCGGAAACGAGCGCGTAATCCGGGCCCGGTTGGAGGATGCCCGGTTTTATTTCGAGCAGGACAAAAAGCAAACGCTGAATGAACGGGCTGGACAACTCGGCGGGATAGTCTTTCATCAGAAGCTCGGCAGCGTTCAAAAGAAAGCGGAGCGGATTAAAGAGCTGGCTGGGGCCTTGCTGCGCGAGTCTGGAAGAGGCGAGCAGGAGATGAGCCGTGTTGAAAAAGCGGCCCTTCTTTGCAAGGCGGATCTTTTAACCGGAATGGTGCGGGAGTTTCCCAGCTTGCAGGGTATCGTGGGCCGAGAGTACGCTCGGATCCAGGGGGAGGATCCCGAGGTGGCGGAGGCGATCGCGGAGCATTATTTTCCGCGGAACGCAGAGGATCAGAACCCGCCGAAGACTCTGACTGGAAAGTATTTGACGGTGGCCGACAGGCTGGACACACTCGTCGGCTTTTTCGGCGTGGATTTGCCGCCCAGCGGTTCCATGGATCCCTATGCCCTCCGCCGGCAAGGGCTCGGGCTGGTCCATGTCCTGCTGGATGAAACCTTCAAGGGATTTTCTTTCGCCAAGGCGGTTGAGAAGGCAGTCGGACTGTATCAATCTCACAGTATCCGATTGACGAGGGACGCCCGCGCGATCGTTGCGGCGCTTCAGCCCTTCATGGTCCAGCGGATGGAGACCTTTTTAAATCGCCAGTCTCGAAACCTGACGGGAGGATATCGCGCAGACTTGGCCGATGCGGTGCTCTGTCGTCCTTTTGATGAGCCGCTTGATTTGTATAAGCGTTTTGCTGCGTTGAGGGCGATTCACAATCAGCCGGACTTTGATCCGCTGATCGTGGCCTTCAAAAGGGCCTCACGAATTCAACCCGCCGGATTCAAGGGGACGGTGCATCCGGAGACGTTTAAAGAGCCGGTGGAGAAGGATCTGTACCAAAGCTTTCTCGGGGCAGAAAAGCAGGTGGGCGGATTAATGATGAAACGAGATTACCTGCAGGTTCTGCAAGTGCTCTCGTTGCTCCGTCGGCCGATCGATAATTTTTTCAACGCGGTCATGGTGATGGATAAGGATCCCGAAGTCCAGAAGAACCGGCTGGCTCTTTTGCAAGGGATCACAGAGCTTTTTTCCCGATTCGGCGATTTCACTCGGGTCACGGTGGAAGAACAAAACAAAAAAGAGATAAAACCTCAAAAGCAGGACTAA
- a CDS encoding glycine--tRNA ligase subunit alpha: MTFQEIISALQEFWARQGCVLHQPYDLEVGAGTFHPATFLRVLGPEPWKTAYVQPTRRPTDGRYGENPNRLQHYYQYQVILKPSPENIQDLYLDSLKKLGFDGRVHDIRFVEDDWESPTLGAWGLGWEVRLNGMEITQFTYFQEVGGVELSPVSVELTYGLERLAMYLQGVDSVFDLRWNATVTYGDVHHQTEIQFSKHNFELTDPKDIREVFGRWESQCKTLLSAGLPLPAYDYCVKTSHLFNLLDARGAVSVTERAGLIARVRDLAKQCAGAYRESREKLGHPLLPRSGTRVRS; this comes from the coding sequence TTGACTTTTCAGGAGATTATTTCAGCTCTTCAGGAGTTCTGGGCACGTCAGGGCTGTGTTCTGCATCAGCCCTACGACCTGGAAGTAGGGGCGGGTACTTTTCATCCGGCCACCTTCCTCCGGGTGCTCGGCCCGGAACCTTGGAAGACGGCCTATGTCCAACCCACCCGCCGACCGACGGATGGACGATACGGTGAAAACCCCAACCGCTTGCAGCATTACTACCAGTATCAGGTCATCCTCAAACCGTCGCCTGAGAATATCCAAGACCTCTACCTGGACAGCCTGAAAAAACTCGGGTTCGATGGCCGGGTTCACGACATCCGGTTTGTCGAGGACGACTGGGAATCGCCCACTCTCGGGGCCTGGGGTCTGGGTTGGGAGGTTCGCCTCAACGGGATGGAGATCACCCAGTTTACCTATTTTCAAGAGGTGGGGGGCGTTGAGCTTTCGCCCGTCTCGGTTGAACTGACCTATGGCCTGGAGCGGCTCGCGATGTATTTGCAAGGTGTCGACAGCGTATTTGACCTGCGATGGAACGCCACGGTGACCTACGGTGACGTGCATCACCAGACGGAAATCCAGTTTTCCAAACACAATTTTGAGTTGACGGATCCGAAGGACATCCGTGAAGTCTTCGGCCGGTGGGAGTCCCAATGCAAGACATTGTTGTCGGCGGGCCTGCCGCTTCCGGCGTATGATTACTGCGTCAAGACTTCGCACCTCTTTAACCTCCTCGATGCCAGAGGCGCGGTCAGCGTGACGGAACGCGCCGGACTGATCGCACGGGTACGGGACTTGGCCAAACAGTGCGCCGGGGCCTACCGCGAGAGCCGTGAGAAACTGGGTCATCCCTTGCTGCCCCGTTCGGGCACCCGGGTACGATCATGA
- the bioA gene encoding adenosylmethionine--8-amino-7-oxononanoate transaminase, with protein MEEDATRYIWHPFTQMAEWEKETPIIIEQGKGVYLYDVHGRRYLDGVSSIWVNLHGHRKSALDRALINQIDKIAHSTLLGLTHRPAIRLAKKLVALAPPGLTKVFFSDNGSTAMEVALKIAFQYWRHRGKNGRTKYLSLTNAYHGDTIGSVSLGGIELFHGLYSPLLFPTAKVGAPYCYRCFLKKTYPECSLACADEVERVLTRHSDEIAAVVVEPMIQGAAGMVTWPPGYLGKIRELCTRYRVLLIADEVFTGFGRTGRMFACEHEGVTPDLMAIAKGLTGGYLPLAATLATQEIYEAFLGEYGEFKTFFHGHSYTGNQLGCAVALANLEVFGKERVLSRLRPKIGALAEGLKPLRRHPHVGEIRQIGLIAAVELVKNRSNKESYPLEERRGHRVAKEALKRGMVLRPIGNVVPLIPPLSVTIPQLRKMISILNESVRAATKN; from the coding sequence ATGGAAGAGGACGCGACGCGTTACATCTGGCACCCCTTTACCCAGATGGCCGAGTGGGAAAAGGAAACGCCCATCATTATTGAACAAGGAAAGGGGGTATATCTATATGACGTACATGGCCGACGGTATCTGGACGGCGTTTCATCCATCTGGGTTAACCTCCACGGACACCGCAAGTCCGCGCTCGACCGCGCGCTGATAAACCAGATCGATAAAATCGCACACTCCACGCTCCTCGGACTGACCCATCGGCCCGCGATCCGGCTCGCGAAAAAACTGGTCGCTCTCGCGCCCCCGGGATTGACGAAGGTCTTTTTCTCGGACAACGGCTCGACGGCCATGGAGGTGGCCCTGAAGATCGCGTTTCAGTACTGGCGCCATCGTGGAAAGAACGGAAGGACAAAATACTTATCGCTGACCAATGCCTACCATGGAGACACCATCGGCTCGGTCAGTCTGGGCGGCATCGAGTTGTTTCACGGGCTCTACTCCCCTCTTCTCTTTCCGACCGCCAAGGTCGGCGCCCCGTATTGCTATCGCTGTTTTCTAAAAAAGACCTATCCGGAATGCAGCCTCGCCTGCGCGGATGAAGTCGAAAGGGTTCTGACACGGCATTCCGACGAGATCGCGGCCGTGGTCGTGGAACCGATGATCCAGGGCGCGGCCGGGATGGTCACCTGGCCCCCCGGCTACCTCGGAAAAATCCGGGAGCTTTGCACGCGATACCGCGTTCTCTTGATCGCGGACGAGGTGTTTACCGGATTCGGGCGTACCGGAAGGATGTTTGCGTGCGAGCACGAAGGGGTGACGCCGGACCTGATGGCAATCGCGAAAGGTCTGACCGGGGGGTATCTGCCGTTGGCCGCCACGCTGGCGACCCAGGAAATCTACGAGGCTTTTCTGGGCGAGTATGGGGAATTCAAGACTTTTTTCCACGGCCACAGCTATACCGGAAATCAACTGGGCTGTGCGGTGGCCCTGGCCAACCTTGAGGTCTTTGGGAAGGAACGGGTCCTGTCGCGACTCAGACCGAAGATCGGGGCGCTGGCCGAAGGACTGAAACCGCTGCGGCGTCATCCACATGTGGGGGAGATTCGACAAATCGGCCTGATCGCCGCCGTCGAGCTCGTGAAGAACCGATCGAATAAAGAATCCTACCCCTTGGAAGAGCGACGGGGCCATCGGGTGGCGAAGGAGGCCTTGAAGCGCGGGATGGTCCTCCGACCCATCGGAAACGTCGTTCCGCTCATCCCCCCCTTGTCCGTGACAATCCCGCAACTCCGAAAGATGATTTCGATTCTGAATGAATCCGTTCGGGCGGCTACCAAAAATTAA
- a CDS encoding helix-turn-helix domain-containing protein, whose amino-acid sequence MKPIGEQTFYEIFEIPTTATREQIEQAYALAKKTYGDQSLATYSLFDTEERKEIIRKIHLAYETLSDEKRRRAYDQELLGRVGPPIPSLPVSEPSVAAEPILGSEPEKAAARTFEPVDIDSMTGLELRQIRERRGIPLQEIASKTRINITYLEFLEKNQFRSLPPAVYLRSYVIQYARLLDLDAGRVADRILSLVDQAKRSESA is encoded by the coding sequence ATGAAGCCCATCGGGGAACAGACCTTTTACGAGATTTTTGAGATCCCGACGACCGCAACGCGAGAGCAGATCGAGCAGGCCTATGCGTTGGCCAAGAAGACGTACGGCGACCAATCGTTGGCGACCTACTCCCTGTTTGATACCGAGGAACGCAAAGAGATCATCCGGAAGATCCATCTGGCGTATGAAACGCTTTCGGATGAAAAACGGCGAAGGGCCTATGATCAGGAGCTGTTGGGCCGGGTCGGTCCCCCAATTCCCTCTTTGCCCGTCTCCGAGCCGTCGGTAGCCGCGGAGCCGATCCTCGGATCCGAGCCGGAAAAGGCGGCCGCCAGGACCTTCGAGCCTGTCGATATCGATTCCATGACGGGCCTCGAACTCCGTCAAATCCGGGAGCGGCGGGGCATCCCGCTTCAGGAAATCGCGAGCAAGACCCGGATCAATATCACCTATCTGGAGTTCTTGGAAAAAAACCAGTTCCGGTCCTTGCCGCCGGCCGTCTATCTTCGAAGTTATGTGATCCAGTATGCACGCCTGTTGGATCTCGACGCCGGCCGGGTGGCGGACCGCATTTTGTCTTTGGTGGATCAGGCCAAGCGCTCCGAGTCGGCTTAA